A genomic segment from Pseudomonadota bacterium encodes:
- a CDS encoding histidine phosphatase family protein yields MHDTLEQDREKDTMLVLLRHGQSTFNEQGLVQGCSDAARLTELGRKQARQAARLLAWVEFDHVFVSPLRRARRTALELSRQLPGIPPAQVRDELRENDLAEWVGRPFECVRIEQAERYRTWRLQPQQLRMRRRQGAGWTEFAPALDVRARAEAFLADLQAHYRGKRLLAIAHGGINRAVMSAALGLPSSHLHTLGQSNCAASCVSCVSGIWRLERLNITASPGELPRIREGAQRLLLLATPELASELGERFLPDDVLSAGSGSAVGTQGEGWWHVVAGRLEEWKRRVLLVADCDVLARLLAAVVGLRRAQALELRPDAYHVVQLPSEPARALLLCVNRSLRADPGLGIPQGRPMGPAAAEHPSLPFTARVA; encoded by the coding sequence GTGCACGACACGCTTGAACAAGACCGCGAAAAGGACACCATGCTAGTGCTGCTGCGACACGGGCAGAGCACGTTCAACGAGCAGGGGCTCGTACAGGGCTGTAGCGATGCGGCCCGGCTCACCGAGCTCGGCCGCAAACAGGCCCGGCAGGCCGCACGACTTCTGGCATGGGTCGAATTCGACCACGTGTTCGTCAGCCCGCTTCGCCGCGCTCGACGTACAGCCCTCGAGCTGAGCAGGCAGCTGCCGGGGATTCCGCCTGCGCAGGTGCGAGACGAGCTGCGGGAAAACGATCTTGCGGAGTGGGTGGGCCGGCCGTTCGAATGCGTACGGATCGAGCAGGCCGAGCGCTACCGTACGTGGCGCCTGCAGCCACAACAGCTGCGCATGCGCCGGAGGCAAGGCGCAGGCTGGACCGAGTTCGCTCCAGCGCTGGACGTGCGTGCCCGGGCGGAAGCTTTTCTTGCGGACTTGCAAGCGCATTATCGGGGTAAGCGTCTGCTCGCGATCGCACACGGCGGTATCAATCGGGCCGTGATGTCCGCAGCTCTCGGTTTGCCGTCGAGCCATCTGCACACCCTGGGCCAGTCGAATTGCGCTGCAAGCTGCGTGTCGTGCGTATCCGGCATCTGGCGTCTCGAGCGCCTCAACATCACCGCCTCGCCTGGCGAGCTGCCGCGCATACGAGAGGGCGCGCAGCGTCTGCTGCTGCTTGCAACACCCGAGCTCGCAAGCGAGCTCGGGGAGCGTTTTCTGCCCGACGATGTGCTCTCGGCCGGATCTGGATCTGCCGTCGGCACGCAAGGCGAAGGCTGGTGGCATGTTGTCGCCGGTCGACTCGAGGAATGGAAACGCAGGGTACTGCTGGTGGCGGACTGCGATGTGCTCGCGCGTTTGCTGGCCGCCGTCGTCGGCCTCAGGCGGGCGCAAGCGCTCGAACTGCGTCCCGACGCCTATCACGTGGTGCAGCTTCCCTCCGAGCCCGCCCGTGCCTTGCTGCTTTGCGTCAACCGCTCGCTGCGTGCAGACCCAGGTCTAGGCATCCCACAGGGTCGCCCTATGGGTCCTGCCGCGGCCGAGCACCCGAGCCTTCCATTCACCGCGAGGGTAGCGTGA